The segment TTAATTATGACTTTAAAAGGTACAGTTATTAGATTTTCTTTAGAAGATATAAGAACTACAAGTAGAAATACTATAGGTGTTAAATTAATTAGATTTAAAACAGAAGAAGATGCAATTTCTTCAATTGTAACAATCCCAATCACTAAAGAAAAAACTATTTTTATTGATTAATTTAAGAGGTGCTAAAATGATTGATATAGAAAAAATACGTAATAATTTGGAAAAAACTATTAATAAAATAGAAACAAGGGGCCAAAGTTATAAAAATGAAATAAATAAAATTTTTAATTTAGATTTAGAAATAAGAATTTTAAAAACAAAAAATCAAAAATTAGAAGAAACAAGAAATAAGCAATCTAAACAAATTGGTGAATTATTAAAAAATAAAAAAAATGATCAAATAAAAAAAATTAAAGATGATATGATTATTTTAAAAGAAAAAATTATAAAAAATAATTTAAAAATTGTAGATTTAGAAAATAAAATATATGAATTACAATTAGTAATTCCTAATATACCACATTTTTCAGTTCCACAAGGAAACGATGAAACTAATAATCAAGAAGTTAGAAAATGAGGGAAAATTATTAAAAAAAATAGTAAACCACACTGAGAAATTGCTGAAAAATTAAATATAATTGATTTTTCAAAAGCAACTAAATTAAGTGGTACTAGATTTATTATGTATAAAAATAAAGGTGCTTTATTAGTTAGAGCATTAATGAATTTTATGATTGATTCTCATTTAAAAAATGGTTATTCTGAATTTTTACCACCATTAATTATTAATAAAGAAAACTTATTTGGTACAGGGCAACTTCCTAAATTTAAAGATGATTTATTTCAATTAAATAATGAACAGTATTTAATTCCAACAGCAGAAGTTCCTTTAACAAATATTTATCGCAATGAAATTATTAATTTTTCTGAATTACCAATAAAAATGTGCGCTTATACACCATGTTTTCGTTCAGAAGTTGGTTCTGCTGGTAGAGATACAAGAGGAATAATTAGGTTACATCAATTTAATAAAGTAGAATTAGTTCAAATTGTTGATCCTGAAAAATCTTATGATGCCCTTGAAGAGTTAACTAAAAATGCTGAATTAATTTTACAAAAATTAGATATTCCTTATAGAGTTATTAATTTATGTAGTGGTGATATTGGTTTTAGTGCTGCTAAAACTTATGATTTAGAATTATGATTACCTTCTCAAATGTGTTATCGTGAGGTTTCTTCATGTAGTAATTGTGAAGATTTTCAAGCAAGAAGAATGGAAACTAGAGTTAGTCAAGATAATAAGAAAGTAGTTCCACATACACTAAATGGATCAGGATTAGCTATTGATCGAGTTGTTGCAGCAATTTTAGAAAATTTTTATGTTGAAGAAGATAATGTTGTAAATATACCTATTATTTTGCAACCTTATATGAATAATTTAAAAACTATTTAATTTATAATGTTTCACGTGAAACATTATAAATTAAAAAAAATGTATTTTTTTATAAAAAAATTGTTATAATTAATAATGCCACTGCAACAATTACATTCGAACCGGGTCAGGACCGAAAGGTAGCAGCCATAAGGATTAGGATTGTGTGCGGTGGTTTTATTTTGAAAAATAAAAAAGAGGTTTCTTTAAATGAAAAAACAAAATTACATGGAAATTGCCTTAAAACTTGCTAAAAAAGCTGCTATTAATGGTGATGTTCCAATTGGTGCAATTATTGTTGATGAAAATGATAATATTATTGGTAGAGGATTTAACAAAAAGGAAAAAGACAAAGATCCAACTCAACATGCGGAAATTATTGCAATAAAAAAAGCATGTAAAAAAAATAATAATTGACGTTTGTTAAATTGTACTATTTATACAACATTAGA is part of the Spiroplasma endosymbiont of Lasioglossum villosulum genome and harbors:
- a CDS encoding nucleoside deaminase, which codes for MKKQNYMEIALKLAKKAAINGDVPIGAIIVDENDNIIGRGFNKKEKDKDPTQHAEIIAIKKACKKNNNWRLLNCTIYTTLEPCLMCVGALLQTRIKHIVFALKDSKFGCVESLYNLTLDKRFNHRIEYTYSLNLDSKEMLQSFFGEIRNL
- the serS gene encoding serine--tRNA ligase — protein: MIDIEKIRNNLEKTINKIETRGQSYKNEINKIFNLDLEIRILKTKNQKLEETRNKQSKQIGELLKNKKNDQIKKIKDDMIILKEKIIKNNLKIVDLENKIYELQLVIPNIPHFSVPQGNDETNNQEVRKWGKIIKKNSKPHWEIAEKLNIIDFSKATKLSGTRFIMYKNKGALLVRALMNFMIDSHLKNGYSEFLPPLIINKENLFGTGQLPKFKDDLFQLNNEQYLIPTAEVPLTNIYRNEIINFSELPIKMCAYTPCFRSEVGSAGRDTRGIIRLHQFNKVELVQIVDPEKSYDALEELTKNAELILQKLDIPYRVINLCSGDIGFSAAKTYDLELWLPSQMCYREVSSCSNCEDFQARRMETRVSQDNKKVVPHTLNGSGLAIDRVVAAILENFYVEEDNVVNIPIILQPYMNNLKTI